The following are encoded together in the Pedobacter steynii genome:
- a CDS encoding sensor histidine kinase, with product MEKPLNNNRFSLYWKCQLIGWSLASLYWLFPAMLNSRYFNPTAGLIHFIFDVAIGIGLTHAYRSLAKKNRWALLETSRLIWRMIPAVLLMALWYMILICAKLSWINDYFFLINGNRVSKSFPEMYVSYREFLSNNGLTVFMTGLRLMSIWVLAYHLYLYAQREIQTTKENARLVLMAKEKQLSNLSAQLNPHFLFNSLNNIKALVIDDPKAARRGIDLLSELLRISLYRKESILIPIKDELELVKDYLELEKLRFGDRMESCIELKTDLDHLLIPPLSIHTLVENAIKHGIANEKEGGLIRIEVCKEGAQGLRISVLSPGILDAERGKKGVGLNNLEERLALQYEGKASVALMLFDYNIVLATIIIPLP from the coding sequence ATGGAAAAGCCACTTAACAATAACCGATTTAGTCTTTACTGGAAATGTCAGCTCATCGGCTGGTCGCTGGCTTCTCTGTACTGGTTATTCCCGGCGATGTTAAACAGCCGGTATTTTAACCCAACAGCCGGATTGATTCATTTTATATTCGATGTGGCCATTGGGATCGGATTGACACATGCCTACCGGAGCCTTGCAAAAAAGAACCGCTGGGCCCTTCTGGAAACCAGCCGGCTGATATGGCGCATGATTCCTGCAGTCTTATTGATGGCATTATGGTATATGATCTTAATCTGCGCCAAGCTTTCCTGGATTAACGATTATTTTTTCCTGATTAATGGAAACAGGGTCAGTAAATCTTTTCCTGAAATGTATGTTTCTTACCGGGAGTTTTTATCCAATAACGGACTAACTGTTTTTATGACGGGGCTGCGCTTAATGTCGATCTGGGTATTGGCTTATCATCTTTATTTATATGCGCAAAGAGAGATTCAGACAACAAAAGAGAACGCGCGTCTGGTACTGATGGCTAAAGAAAAACAGCTGAGTAACCTCTCTGCCCAACTCAATCCACATTTCCTGTTCAATTCTTTGAATAACATTAAAGCACTGGTTATCGATGACCCAAAAGCGGCAAGAAGGGGAATCGACCTTTTATCCGAGCTCCTCAGAATTTCACTTTATCGGAAGGAATCTATTTTAATTCCGATCAAAGATGAGCTGGAGCTGGTGAAGGATTACCTGGAACTGGAAAAGCTGAGGTTTGGAGACCGGATGGAAAGTTGTATTGAGCTGAAAACTGACCTGGATCATTTACTCATTCCGCCATTATCTATTCATACCCTGGTTGAAAATGCAATTAAACACGGCATCGCAAATGAAAAGGAAGGAGGACTGATCCGTATAGAAGTCTGCAAAGAGGGAGCACAGGGATTAAGGATCAGTGTATTAAGTCCCGGGATTTTAGATGCCGAAAGAGGTAAAAAAGGAGTGGGGCTCAACAACCTGGAGGAGCGCTTAGCCCTGCAGTATGAGGGAAAAGCAAGTGTTGCCTTAATGCTTTTCGATTATAACATCGTATTGGCCACCATCATTATTCCTTTGCCATAA
- a CDS encoding DinB family protein: MYRSIEDFLTTRKEEESSTVKLFSNLTEETKSVKIHENVRSLERLAWHITQTLTEMGKNAGLFETDLLHELPIPATLPELIETYVNYNTLLMRTVRLKWTDSNLDDLVNMYGEEWKKGKILSVLIAHESHHRSQMTVIMRMLGLPVPGIYGPSKEEWASFGMPPMD; encoded by the coding sequence ATGTACCGTAGCATTGAAGATTTCCTGACCACACGTAAAGAAGAAGAGTCAAGTACCGTAAAACTATTTTCGAACCTTACCGAGGAAACAAAATCAGTAAAAATTCATGAAAATGTACGTTCTCTGGAGCGTCTGGCCTGGCACATCACCCAAACGCTTACAGAAATGGGTAAAAATGCAGGCTTATTTGAAACCGACCTGCTGCATGAACTTCCCATTCCGGCTACCCTGCCTGAACTGATTGAAACCTATGTCAATTACAATACTTTACTGATGCGAACCGTACGGTTAAAGTGGACAGATTCCAATCTTGATGACCTGGTAAACATGTATGGTGAAGAATGGAAAAAGGGAAAAATTCTTTCCGTTCTGATTGCCCATGAAAGCCACCACCGCAGTCAGATGACGGTAATTATGCGTATGCTTGGATTACCTGTTCCGGGGATCTATGGCCCCTCTAAAGAAGAATGGGCTTCCTTTGGCATGCCCCCTATGGATTAA
- a CDS encoding glycoside hydrolase family 28 protein — MKKILISGLISIAFLTIGKAADTHILKYGAVPDGSTLNTLAIQKAIDECHQSGGGKVIFPAGRFLSGTIVLKDNVTLYLEKEAVLLGSTELKDYTNMDPFTEGLGIDVGWALLVAIDARNIGIEGAGIIDGQGAAIKAKHILTDTRPEGQRWGLRPFLVRIVRCTGVKVTGVTLKYAGAWTSHYFQSKEIRIEGLKIESIGVAHNDGIGIDGCQNVRIKDCDIVSGDDALVFKTTSEKMACKDIVVSGLRLKSNQAGIKIGTESMAGFENIEISDCHIYDTRNGGIKLLTVDGAKVKNIRISDISMNNVRTPMLFRLGSRLSVFRKGESKQQTGIMDQVSIKNVKAVAADDAQLMPPSGILITGVPGHDITNLKLENIEITLAGGGTEKDTEVVVPEAVDQYPEVKTFGPKIPAYGLWARHVKGLKVINVKFILKAKDLRPAFVYDDVKELVNP, encoded by the coding sequence ATGAAAAAGATCCTGATTTCCGGCCTGATTTCTATCGCCTTTCTGACCATTGGAAAAGCTGCTGATACCCATATTCTCAAGTATGGCGCTGTTCCGGATGGCAGCACCCTGAATACGCTGGCCATTCAAAAGGCCATTGATGAATGCCATCAATCTGGAGGGGGCAAAGTCATTTTCCCGGCCGGAAGATTTCTTTCCGGTACCATTGTGTTAAAAGATAACGTGACCCTCTATCTGGAAAAGGAGGCTGTGCTGCTCGGAAGTACGGAGCTGAAAGACTATACGAATATGGATCCTTTTACGGAAGGTCTGGGGATTGATGTAGGCTGGGCTTTGCTGGTCGCCATTGACGCCCGGAACATTGGTATTGAAGGCGCTGGCATAATCGACGGACAAGGGGCGGCAATCAAAGCAAAACATATTTTGACGGATACGCGCCCGGAGGGGCAACGCTGGGGCTTAAGGCCTTTTCTGGTCCGCATTGTACGTTGTACCGGAGTAAAAGTAACCGGGGTTACGCTGAAGTATGCCGGAGCCTGGACTTCTCATTATTTTCAGAGTAAAGAGATCCGTATTGAGGGCCTGAAGATCGAGAGTATAGGAGTGGCTCATAATGACGGAATCGGGATTGACGGATGCCAGAACGTAAGGATTAAAGATTGTGATATTGTGAGTGGTGATGATGCCCTTGTCTTTAAAACGACTTCAGAAAAAATGGCCTGTAAGGATATCGTGGTGTCGGGATTACGCTTAAAAAGCAACCAGGCGGGCATAAAAATAGGAACAGAATCGATGGCCGGTTTTGAAAATATAGAGATCTCAGATTGCCATATTTACGATACCAGGAACGGGGGGATCAAATTGCTGACGGTAGATGGGGCAAAGGTAAAGAATATCAGGATCTCTGACATCAGCATGAACAATGTAAGAACGCCCATGTTGTTTCGGCTGGGCTCCAGGCTCAGTGTTTTTCGTAAAGGAGAAAGCAAACAGCAAACGGGAATCATGGATCAGGTGAGCATTAAAAATGTAAAGGCTGTTGCAGCAGATGATGCGCAACTGATGCCCCCCAGCGGAATCCTGATTACGGGTGTTCCGGGTCATGACATTACCAACCTGAAGCTTGAAAATATAGAAATTACCCTGGCAGGAGGGGGGACTGAAAAAGATACTGAAGTAGTAGTTCCGGAAGCGGTAGATCAATATCCGGAAGTGAAAACCTTTGGCCCCAAAATTCCTGCCTATGGCTTATGGGCCAGACATGTAAAAGGGCTGAAGGTCATCAATGTGAAATTTATTCTCAAGGCCAAAGACTTGCGTCCGGCATTTGTTTATGACGATGTGAAGGAATTGGTTAATCCATAG
- a CDS encoding RagB/SusD family nutrient uptake outer membrane protein, which translates to MRKIAILLYACFTLAGISGCKKQLNEEPHSILTPEFFRTTQGFKKGLDAAYAGTRMLWGTQNLFTMTVIGTDEFYTGKDGNNDINKYNSNYNTSNGTVAAVWKECYVHINTCNGIIENAPQVTGIDEAAKDRMVAEAKFLRANFYFLLVQFWGDVTLNKSFQTAATTAAGRNSLAEVYDFIIGDLKEAIATPGLYASPKAAGVRPGQANKAAAMHVLAKVYLARAGSSAQKNTDYKDAYTNAMAVINNSGLALLPDFGQVYAEGNEGSNEVLWSVQHTPNLAYNGPNNSGGADNVLNHMWVPQYELQPGMMRDVFYGRPYIRCVPTPWLTNTAFQERVNDTRYKKTFQTVWYCNNEASIPVWTAPLPPGAPANAVVGKPKFALGDTAIFMPGKDVTNAQIAAARYLLIPPRNYTTSLSPYMQKYNDTKRADLNYPSIRSVIVYRLGETYLIAAEAAFMGGATAADALNNLNVIRRRAAFPNPNPELMNVNNIPSLDFILDERSRELCGELTRWLDLVRTGKLEERVKLYNNEAKGNIKPFHILRPIPQSQIDATTTGPSYPQNAGWF; encoded by the coding sequence ATGAGAAAGATCGCTATACTACTATATGCCTGCTTTACTTTAGCAGGAATTTCGGGTTGTAAAAAACAACTCAATGAAGAACCTCATTCCATTCTCACCCCGGAATTTTTCCGCACCACTCAGGGATTTAAAAAAGGGCTGGATGCGGCCTATGCGGGAACCAGAATGCTTTGGGGGACCCAGAACCTGTTCACTATGACGGTCATTGGTACGGATGAATTTTATACCGGAAAGGACGGTAACAATGACATCAATAAATACAACAGCAATTACAATACTTCCAATGGAACAGTTGCGGCAGTATGGAAGGAGTGTTATGTGCACATCAATACCTGCAATGGAATTATAGAAAATGCGCCGCAGGTAACGGGAATTGATGAAGCCGCTAAGGACAGAATGGTTGCCGAGGCTAAATTTTTAAGGGCCAATTTTTATTTTCTACTGGTACAGTTCTGGGGAGATGTGACGCTGAATAAAAGCTTTCAGACTGCGGCAACTACCGCTGCGGGCAGAAACTCTTTGGCTGAAGTGTACGACTTCATCATTGGGGATTTGAAAGAAGCAATCGCTACACCTGGTTTATATGCCAGTCCAAAAGCTGCGGGTGTACGTCCGGGACAGGCCAATAAAGCTGCAGCAATGCATGTGCTGGCTAAAGTTTATCTGGCCAGGGCAGGCTCTTCTGCTCAGAAAAATACGGATTACAAGGATGCGTATACGAATGCAATGGCGGTGATCAACAACAGCGGCCTGGCATTGCTTCCTGATTTCGGACAGGTATATGCAGAGGGAAATGAAGGAAGCAATGAAGTCCTGTGGAGTGTTCAGCATACCCCGAATTTAGCCTATAATGGACCTAACAATAGTGGAGGGGCCGATAACGTGTTGAACCACATGTGGGTTCCCCAATACGAATTGCAGCCTGGAATGATGCGGGATGTGTTTTATGGAAGGCCTTATATTCGTTGTGTCCCGACACCATGGCTTACCAATACCGCTTTTCAGGAAAGGGTAAATGATACCCGTTATAAAAAGACATTTCAAACGGTCTGGTATTGCAATAATGAAGCTTCTATTCCGGTATGGACAGCACCTCTGCCGCCGGGAGCACCTGCTAATGCAGTGGTTGGAAAACCCAAATTTGCATTGGGAGACACCGCGATTTTTATGCCTGGAAAAGACGTGACCAACGCACAGATTGCAGCTGCCAGGTACCTGCTGATTCCGCCACGAAATTATACAACGAGCCTTTCTCCTTATATGCAGAAGTATAATGATACCAAACGGGCAGATCTGAATTATCCTTCGATCCGGTCGGTAATTGTGTACCGTCTTGGGGAAACCTACCTGATTGCTGCAGAAGCGGCATTTATGGGTGGAGCAACTGCTGCGGATGCACTAAATAACCTGAATGTGATCCGCAGAAGAGCGGCATTTCCAAACCCGAATCCGGAGCTGATGAATGTAAACAACATCCCTTCACTTGATTTTATCCTTGATGAACGTTCCCGGGAACTTTGTGGTGAACTGACGCGCTGGTTGGATCTGGTCAGAACGGGTAAGCTGGAAGAAAGGGTGAAATTGTATAATAATGAAGCGAAAGGCAATATCAAACCTTTCCATATTTTACGCCCCATCCCTCAATCACAAATTGATGCCACGACTACGGGCCCGTCCTATCCTCAGAATGCAGGTTGGTTTTAA